In Gouania willdenowi chromosome 24, fGouWil2.1, whole genome shotgun sequence, a single window of DNA contains:
- the LOC114457718 gene encoding dolichyl-diphosphooligosaccharide--protein glycosyltransferase subunit 4 yields MVTDVQLAIFANMLGVSLFLLVVLYHYVAVNNPKKQE; encoded by the coding sequence ATGGTTACGGACGTGCAGCTGGCTATTTTCGCCAACATGCTTGGAGTGTCATTGTTCCTTCTAGTGGTGTTGTACCACTATGTTGCTGTCAACAACCCTAAAAAACAGGAGTAG